The nucleotide sequence GAAGAAAACACTTATGTGGAGCTACTCAAAGAATATAgagatgtctttgcttggagctACAAAGAGATGCATGGTTTAGATCCTAAGGTAGCAGTTCATCATCTCGCAGTCAAGAAAGGAGCTCGTCCTGTTAAGCAAGCCCAAAGACGCTTCAGGCCAGAATTGATCCCATCAATCGAAGCCGAGGTCAATAAACTCATCGAAGCTAGTttcattcgggaggttaaatatcCTTCATGGATTTCAAGCATTGTTcctgtgaagaagaagaatggccaaATTCGAGTTTGTGTCGATTTTAAAGGCCTCAATAATGCATGCCCTAAGGACGAATTTCTGCTCCCCATTCCAGAGCTTATGATTGATGCCACCACTGGATACGAGGCGATGTCTTTCATGGATGGATCATCTGGCTACAATCAAATACgtatggcaccaaaagatgaagagcttactgtgTTTCGCACTCCTAAAGGCATTTATTGCTAcaaagtaatgccttttggcttgaagaatgctggcGCCACATATCAAAGGGCAATGCAGAATATCTTTGACGACATCCTCCACAAGAATGTGGAATGATATGTGGATGATTTAGTGGTGAAATCAAGAAAGAGAGGAGACCACTTACAAGACTTAAGAATGGTGTTCGAACGACTCCGGAGATATCAACTCAGAATGAACCcgttgaaatgtgcctttggagttacttctggaaaatTCCTTGGCTTCATTGTTCGACATCGAGGGATTGAGATAGATCAAGCCAAAGTTGACGCCATCTTGAAGATGCCCGAGCCTAAAAATATACATGAACTGAAAAGTCTACAAGGAAAATTGGCGTACCTTAGAAGATTCATCTCAAATCTAGCAGGGAAGTGCCAACCTTTTAGCCGGCTCATGAAAAAGGGTATACCTTTTGAATGGGACCAAGCTTGTAGCAATGCATTCCAAAGCATCAAATCCTACTTGATGAAACCTCCAGTTCTGGCAGCCCCTATACCAGGAAAGCCATTGATTCTATAGATTGCAGCCCAAAAAAGGTCAGTGGGAGCCATTTTGGCCCaggaaaatggtgaaaataaagaaaattccATCTACTACTTGAGTAGGATGATGACCCCAAATGAGCTAAAGTATTCTCTGATcgaaaagttgtgtttggcgtTGGTTTTTGCAATTCAAAAgctgaagcactactttcaagctcatgttgtccgTCTCGTCTCAAGGGCGAACCCGATCAAGTTTGTTATGTCAAAACCCGTCCTCAATGATCGATTAGCAAGGTGGtatctccaatttcaacaattcgagattGTGTATTTCCCACAAAAAGTTGTGAAAGGACAAGCTTTGGCAGATTTCTTGGCAGATCATCCAATTCCTGATGATTGGAAGTTGACtgatgaactacctgatgaggatgCGATGTTCATCAAAGTGCAACCACCGTGTAAAATGTATTTTGATAGTGCCGCACATCGTGAGGGAGCTGGTGCAGGTGTTGTGTTTGTCACTTCTCAAGGGGAAGTCTTGCCATATTCCTTCACCTTAACACAACATTGCACCAACAACGTTACGGAATATCAAGCACTCATACTTGGGCTTGAGATGGCCGTTGATATGAGACAATTCCAGTT is from Nicotiana tabacum cultivar K326 chromosome 18, ASM71507v2, whole genome shotgun sequence and encodes:
- the LOC142172553 gene encoding putative mitochondrial protein AtMg00860 encodes the protein MVFERLRRYQLRMNPLKCAFGVTSGKFLGFIVRHRGIEIDQAKVDAILKMPEPKNIHELKSLQGKLAYLRRFISNLAGKCQPFSRLMKKGIPFEWDQACSNAFQSIKSYLMKPPVLAAPIPGKPLIL
- the LOC142172554 gene encoding uncharacterized protein LOC142172554 — protein: MTPNELKYSLIEKLCLALVFAIQKLKHYFQAHVVRLVSRANPIKFVMSKPVLNDRLARWYLQFQQFEIVYFPQKVVKGQALADFLADHPIPDDWKLTDELPDEDAMFIKVQPPCKMYFDSAAHREGAGAGVVFVTSQGEVLPYSFTLTQHCTNNVTEYQALILGLEMAVDMRQFQLHIFVDSELVINQLLGSYEVKKP